One region of Juglans microcarpa x Juglans regia isolate MS1-56 chromosome 7S, Jm3101_v1.0, whole genome shotgun sequence genomic DNA includes:
- the LOC121240940 gene encoding uncharacterized protein LOC121240940 — MKCLTWNCRGLGNLRTVRELHFLVKQKGPNILFLIETKSSREGTEQIRNSIGFDRSFTVNAKGSSGGLAMMWNSEMDIEVLTYTSFHISVQVKNSNLGKLCTIIGFYEHPVTAKREGSWQLLRLLQPKDNIPWLCMGDFNEIMYQHEKWGGAQRSFTQMQGFKNALQDSDLCDLGYHGIKYTWSNNRAGSDFTKERLDRVCANTLCITMFPSIEVSTIASSSSGHYQLLTILNTQTQPVSRKERLFRYEYSWGSNNEGKELISTAWHVQNSIANSSEGLKFKMLRCKTQLLKWSKTKEKEASDSIKVQQDKIANLQARNTGEAIAEIQQIKRLINWNLEQEEVKWKQMSKQRWLKEGDRNTSYFHKCASQRRKTNTINNIYDGEGHLQNSAQVINQIFQDFFKDLFSTSNPVGQQQFVETMPRVITDEMNHMLQKDFEFSEV; from the coding sequence ATGAAATGTTTAActtggaactgtcgagggcttgggaaccttCGAACAGTTCGTGAACTTCACTTCTTGGTGAAGCAAAAGGGCCCAAATATCCTCTTTCTCATTGAGACTAAGAGTTCGAGAGAGGGGACTGAACAAATCAGAAACAGTATTGGCTTTGATCGAAGTTTTACAGTTAATGCTAAAGGGTCAAGTGGCGGATTAGCTATGATGTGGAATTCTGAAATGGATATAGAGGTTCTTACTTATACCAGTTTTCATATCTCAGTTCAAGTAAAAAATTCCAATCTTGGGAAGCTATGCACTATCATAGGATTTTATGAACATCCAGTAACTGCAAAAAGAGAGGGTAGTTGGCAATTGCTTAGGCTTTTACAACCTAAAGACAATATCCCTTGGTTGTGCATGGGTGATTTTAACGAAATTATGTATCAACATGAGAAATGGGGAGGAGCTCAAAGATCCTTTACTCAAATGCAAGGTTTCAAGAATGCTTTACAGGACAGTGATTTATGTGACTTGGGATACCATGGAATCAAATATACCTGGTCTAACAATAGGGCAGGTTCTGATTTTACCAAGGAGAGGCTTGACAGAGTATGTGCTAATACTCTTTGCATTACCATGTTTCCTTCAATAGAGGTCTCAACAATTGCATCAAGTTCTTCAGGTCATTATCAACTTTTGACAATTTTGAACACTCAAACACAACCTGTTAGTAGAAAAGAAAGGTTGTTCAGATATGAATACAGTTGGGGTTCTAATAATGAGGGTAAGGAATTAATTTCAACTGCTTGGCATGTCCAGAACAGTATTGCTAATTCATCAGAAGGATTGAAATTCAAGATGCTTAGATGCAAAACACAATTACTGAAATGGAGTAAGACCAAGGAAAAAGAAGCTTCTGATTCTATTAAGGTGCAGCAAGATAAGATTGCAAATCTACAAGCTAGAAATACAGGTGAAGCAATAGCAGAAATTCAACAGATTAAAAGGCTCATTAATTGGAATCTGGAACAAGAAGAAGTGAAGTGGAAACAAATGTCTAAACAAAGATGGCTTAAAGAGGGTGATAGAAACACAAGTTATTTTCACAAGTGTGCTTCTCAAAGGCGCAAGACTAATACTATCAACAACATCTATGATGGAGAGGGGCATCTTCAAAATTCTGCTCAAGTCATTAATCagatttttcaagattttttcaaGGATCTTTTTTCTACTTCAAATCCAGTGGGCCAACAGCAATTTGTAGAGACAATGCCAAGAGTgatcacagatgagatgaaccACATGCTCCAgaaagattttgaattttctgaGGTTTAA
- the LOC121240941 gene encoding AP2/ERF and B3 domain-containing transcription factor At1g51120-like — MEEDASSMISCAKMNLAAETSDSNNTIYTLQASNKRMRVNDSNTSFAKFKGVVPQHNGHWGAQIYANHQRIWLGTFRSEKEAAMAYDSAAIKLRSGDSHRNFPWTEQTAQEPKFQTHYSSEAVLNMIRDGSYPSKFAAFLRTTQSQSNEIGISLKQTRIVHGDGQFSCSKLFLKELTPSDVGKLNRLVIPKKYAIRYFPYICESTHVEDNKDGDNCGAAVDDVELVFYDKQMKSWKFRYCYWRSSQSFVFTRGWNKFVKEKKLKANDIITFYTCESVGKAKDQGDQPFCLIDIIYNNGEGTKKCLVEEMDDHEVQLELELNLGKRNIVSYKNISDEEYKRSNKEEKVLMKSGSVVDITHNHVDKKGIRLFGVNIIGDNNII, encoded by the coding sequence ATGGAAGAAGATGCTTCGAGCATGATTTCATGTGCCAAAATGAATTTGGCTGCGGAAACTTCAGATTCAAACAACACTATTTACACATTGCAAGCAAGCAACAAACGCATGAGAGTAAATGACAGCAACACCTCCTTCGCAAAATTTAAAGGTGTCGTGCCTCAGCACAATGGACATTGGGGTGCACAAATATATGCTAACCATCAGAGGATTTGGCTTGGCACATTTAGATCAGAAAAGGAAGCAGCCATGGCTTATGATAGCGCTGCAATCAAGCTTCGAAGTGGGGATTCACATAGAAACTTTCCATGGACAGAACAGACTGCTCAAGAGCCAAAGTTCCAGACCCATTACAGCTCAGAAGCTGTGTTAAACATGATTAGGGATGGGTCCTATCCCTCCAAGTTTGCTGCTTTTCTTCGCACTACACAATCTCAAAGCAACGAAATTGGAATCAGTCTCAAGCAAACGAGGATAGTGCATGGAGATGGACAGTTTTCATGCAGCAAACTTTTTCTAAAGGAATTGACACCAAGCGATGTGGGTAAGCTTAATAGACTTGTCATCCCCAAAAAATATGCAATCAGGTATTTTCCTTACATTTGCGAAAGTACTCATGTGGAAGATAACAAAGATGGTGATAATTGCGGCGCTGCCGTAGATGATGTCGAGTTGGTATTCTACGACAAGCAAATGAAGTCTTGGAAATTTCGATATTGCTATTGGAGGAGTAGCCAAAGTTTTGTATTCACAAGAGGCTGGAATAAATTcgtgaaggaaaagaaattgaagGCGAATGATATCATCACATTTTATACATGTGAAAGTGTTGGTAAGGCAAAAGATCAGGGTGATCAACCATTTTGTTTGATAGATATCATTTATAATAATGGGGAAGGGACAAAGAAGTGTTTGGTTGAGGAGATGGATGATCACGAGGTGCAGTTGGAATTAGAATTAAATTTGGGCAAAAGAAATATTGTTAGCTACAAAAATATAAGCGATGAAGAGTACAAAAGATCTAATAAGGAAGAAAAGGTACTGATGAAGAGTGGATCAGTAGTGGATATAACCCACAATCATGTGGATAAAAAAGGTATTAGGCTTTTTGGTGTAAACATTATTGGAGATAATAAtatcatttga